The sequence below is a genomic window from Variovorax paradoxus B4.
GGCGGGGAGCATCCGTGCATCCGCGTCGGTCGGTTGCCAGGTCCATTGAGGCATTGCTGCTGCGAACCACGCGGCGTGCTGGCCTGTTCCGGATGCGATCTCCAGTGCGGTGCCGCGCTCGCCGAGGATGCGGGTCAGCGCCTCGAGGATGGGCTGCTTGTTGCGATCGGCGGCGGGGCTGTGGGGAAGGTCGGACATGCGAATTCGGCTTGGATAGGTGTGGTTTGATTGGGGACAGACAGCGCGGTTCACCCCTGCCCGAACTCCCGCGCATGCTCCACCGCATACTTGATGAGTTCCGCCTGCCCTTCGATGCCCAGTCGCCGCTTGATGCTCTGCCGGTGCGCCTCCACCGTGCGCACGCTCAGGCCCAGGTCGCGCGCGATCTGCTTGCTCGATTCGCCGCGGCCCAGCGCGGTAAGAATCTCGCTCTCGCGCGGCGTGAGCAGCGGCCTTGGCGCCTGGTTGCGGAACAACTTCTTCGACACGGCCGGGCTCAGGAAGGTGCCGCCCGCCGACACGGCCTCGATGGCGGCCACGATCTCGGCCGCGGGCGCGTCCTTCAGCACGTAGCCGCGCGCGCCCACCTGCAGGGCCTTCTGCACGTACTCGGGATTGTCGTACATGCTGAGCATCACCACATGCGGCGCGGGCTGGCGTTGCAGCACCAGCGCGGCCAGGTCGATGCCGTTCATGTCCTTCATGCCGACATCCATCAGCAGCAGATCGGGCCTGAGCGACTCGACGAGCGCCAGCGCCTCGGCCGCGCTGCCCGCCTCGCCGACGATCTCGAGCCTGGGCATGGTGCCCAGCCGCGCGCGCAGGCCATCGCGCACCAGCGGATGGTCGTCGACCAGAAAGAGGCGAATGGGGGCAGCGTCTTCTTTTGTCATTTGGCTATTCGGGCTTCGCGCTGCGGGCCGGCACTTCGGCCACGATGGTTGTTCCGCCTTCGCCGGACTGCACATTCAGGTGTCCGCCGATCGACTCCATGCGTTCGCGCATGTTGCGCAGGCCGATGCCGCGCCGCGGGTCGAGCTGCATGGCATCCACGTCGAAGCCGGTGCCGT
It includes:
- a CDS encoding response regulator transcription factor — its product is MTKEDAAPIRLFLVDDHPLVRDGLRARLGTMPRLEIVGEAGSAAEALALVESLRPDLLLMDVGMKDMNGIDLAALVLQRQPAPHVVMLSMYDNPEYVQKALQVGARGYVLKDAPAAEIVAAIEAVSAGGTFLSPAVSKKLFRNQAPRPLLTPRESEILTALGRGESSKQIARDLGLSVRTVEAHRQSIKRRLGIEGQAELIKYAVEHAREFGQG